In Trichoderma asperellum chromosome 1, complete sequence, a single window of DNA contains:
- a CDS encoding uncharacterized protein (SECRETED:SignalP(1-20)), which yields MTAVPVPVHLLGNIHPIVSGNPPGLLVRIQTVQFPKEYLSLTRTGTPNGVKASILLEELKEAYGLEYTWQGINISTNVQKEPWFTAINPNGRIPAIVDHDNNDLAVFEGNAILGYLTRRYDAKHLFSFPVDSDDYTRAESWIGFQHGGIGPMQGQAGHFVRFAKEKVPYGMQRYVGETERLYGILDNRLKDRDYLVGEGRGKYSIVDIAFVGWANGLEMSTTTSHDMFPNVKAWLLRLWDRPAVQRGFAVPNPPMLDARKGPSAEQAAAIAEAKKLVDAGKEQFGYKYASP from the coding sequence ATGACGGCAGTGCCAGTGCCTGTCCATCTGCTGGGCAATATCCATCCAATAGTTTCGGGGAACCCCCCCGGACTCCTTGTTCGCATACAGACCGTTCAGTTCCCCAAGGAATATTTGTCACTGACCAGGACAGGCACCCCCAACGGCGTCAAGGCTAGCATCctgctggaggagctcaAAGAGGCATACGGGCTCGAGTACACATGGCAGGGCATCAACATCAGCACCAACGTGCAAAAGGAGCCTTGGTTCACGGCCATCAACCCCAACGGCCGCATCCCCGCCATTGTGGACCATGACAACAACGACCTCGCCGTCTTCGAGGGCAACGCCATCCTCGGGTACCTGACGCGCCGCTATGACGCCAAGCACCTCTTCTCGTTCCCCGTCGACTCCGACGACTACACGCGTGCGGAATCGTGGATCGGCTTCCAGCACGGCGGCATCGGCCCCATGCAGGGCCAGGCCGGCCACTTTGTGCGCTTCGCCAAGGAAAAGGTGCCGTACGGCATGCAGCGCTACGTGGGCGAGACGGAGCGCCTGTACGGCATCCTCGACAACCGCCTGAAAGATCGGGATTATCTTGTGGGCGAGGGCCGAGGCAAGTACAGCATCGTCGACATTGCCTTTGTGGGCTGGGCCAACGGCCTGGAGAtgtccaccaccacctcgcaCGACATGTTCCCCAACGTCAAGgcgtggctgctgcggctctgGGATCGCCCGGCGGTGCAGAGAGGCTTCGCAGTCCCCAACCCGCCCATGCTGGATGCGCGAAAGGGCCCCAGTGCAGAGCAGGCCGCTGCCATTGCCGAGGCTAAGAAGCTTGTTGACGCTGGCAAGGAGCAGTTCGGCTACAAGTACGCGTCCCCATAG
- the RCD1 gene encoding Cell differentiation protein rcd1 (BUSCO:EOG092D37VX) codes for MMPSAHVYGHHQFNPQADSAWMHQQAGHHQQQHAHQAAAAAAQQQQQAQQQQAQQAQQQAQQQQHQQQQAQQQQAQQAQQQAQQQPHYGRMPGGHANVNNSLAASHGQDGGHDNISEDNRRTMAYIADLLSENTREAALLELSKKREQVPELALILWHSFGVMTSLLQEIISVYTLLNPSQLTAAASNRVCNALALLQCVASHNDTRTLFLNAHIPLFLYPFLNTTSKSRPFEYLRLTSLGVIGALVKNDSSEVINFLLTTEIIPLCLRIMETGSELSKTVAIFIVQKILLDDNGLNYICATYERFYAVGTVLSNMVAQLVESQTARLLKHVVRCFLRLSDNARAREALRQCLPEPLRDATFSSVLRDDAATKRCLAQLLINLSDNVVDPNSAGVSAL; via the exons ATGATGCCATCCGCGCATGTCTACGGCCACCACCAGTTCAATCCCCAGGCGGATTCGGCCTGGATGCACCAGCAGGCCGGCCATCACCAACAACAGCACGCCcaccaagctgcagctgcggcggctcagcaacagcaacaagcccagcaacagcaggcgcagcaggctcagcagcaggctcagcagcaacagcatcagcagcagcaggctcagcagcagcaagcccaacaggctcagcagcaagctcagcagcagcctcactACGGACGCATGCCCGGCGGCCACGCCAACGTCAACAACAGCCTTGCTGCTTCTCACGGGCAAGATGGTGGACATGATAACATCTCGGAGGACAATAGGCGGACAATGGCATACATTGCGGACCTTTTGAGCGAAAATACTAGAGAGGCAGCATTGCTGGAGCttagcaagaagagagaacaGGTGCCTGAGTTGGCTCTGATATTGTGGCACTCGTTTG GTGTCATGACGTCCCTCTTGCAAGAAATCATCTCCGTCTACACGCTCCTCAATCCATCGCAACTCACGGCGGCTGCATCGAACAGAGTATGCAATGCGCTAGCTCTCCTTCAGTGCGTGGCATCCCACAACGATACGCGGACCCTGTTCCTCAACG CGCACATacctctcttcctctaccCTTTCTTAAACACGACATCCAAGTCGCGACCGTTTGAGTACCTCCGCCTGACAAGCCTAGGCGTCATCGGGGCCCTAGTTAAGAACGACTCATCCGAGGTCATCAATTTTCTGCTCACAACGGAGATCATCCCGCTCTGCCTCCGTATCATGGAAACTGGATCAGAGCTCAGCAAGACTGTTGCCATCTTCATTGTTCAGAAGATACTGCTAGACGATAATGGTCTTAACTACATCTGTGCCACCTATGAGCGCTTCTATGCTGTCGGCACTGTCCTGAGTAATATGGTTGCTCAGCTCGTCGAATCCCAGACCGCTCGCCTGCTTAAGCACGTGGTGAGATGCTTCCTTCG ATTGAGTGATAATGCCAGAGCGCGAGAGGCCCTTCGACAATGCCTCCCGGAACCCCTGCGAGATGCCACCTTTTCGTCTGTTCTTCGTGACGACGCAGCCACTAAGAGATGCCTTGCTCAACTCCTGATTAATCTCTCCGACAATGTGGTTGATCCTAATTCTGCCGGCGTATCTGCGCTGTAG
- a CDS encoding uncharacterized protein (SECRETED:SignalP(1-30)) produces MLFLSTHLSAMPPLFPGLLFFALALEQSRGKRFDRRSNCMGLKGFLRKDSRILRGTPRQKTMSNALEEDVKKFAAVGYAKQLRVSIMQITFL; encoded by the exons ATGCTTTTCCTCTCCACACACCTCTCTGCTATGCCGCCTCTCTTCCCCgggctcctcttcttcgctctAGCTTTGGAGCAGAGCAGGGGAAAAAGGTTCGATAGACGAAGCAATTGCATGGGTCTAAAAG GATTCTTGAGAAAAGATTCCCGCATCCTTCGCGGCACGCCGAGGCAGAAGACCATGTCAAATGCCTTGGAAGAAGATGTAAAGAAATTTGCTGCGGTGGGATATGCCAAGCAGCTGCGGGTATCAATAATGCAGATTACTTTTTTGTGA